CGACAAAGAGATTTTCTTTGAGTTTAGATTTAGCAGAGATATTTAAACCACTTGTGGTAGATACTGTTATTTTCAAATTAATTAACAATAGAATGATAACGTTAAAAGATTTTGATATTAAAGAAGGAATATGTTTTTTGAATGAGCAAGGAAAGAGGAAATTTATAAAAGAATTTGAAGAAAAGTTATCGACTACTATAAAACATAGAAAACTTAAAAGAAAAGTTTCTTATAAAGGTTTTATTAAACTGGAATGTTATAAGATTATAAAACATTTATTTAATGATGAAATCTATAAGCCATTAAAAGCGTGGTGGTAGAAAAAATAGGGAAATAGGTGATTATATGTTTGTTATATTGACTTATGATGTTGGTGAAAAGCGTGTAAATAAAGTTAGAAAAAAATTAAAAAAATATTTGATATGGGTTCAAAATTCAGTGTTTGAAGGTGAAATAACAAAGGGAAAACTTCAGCAA
The window above is part of the Caminicella sporogenes DSM 14501 genome. Proteins encoded here:
- the cas2 gene encoding CRISPR-associated endonuclease Cas2, producing MFVILTYDVGEKRVNKVRKKLKKYLIWVQNSVFEGEITKGKLQQCLLELSRIINEKEDSIYIYEVNTPKFITKNIIGQEKSLDDMFL